The genomic DNA CGGCATCGAGAACTACAGCCGGCACATCGACGGCCGGGAGGCGGGATCGGCGCCCGCGACCCTGATCGACTACTTCCCGGAGGACTTCCTCCTGGTGATCGACGAGTCGCACGTGACCGTGCCGCAGATCGGCGCCATGTTCGAGGGGGACACCTCCCGCAAGCGCAACCTCGTGGACTTCGGCTTCCGGCTTCCGTCGGCGGTCGACAACCGTCCGCTCACCTGGGAGGAGTTCACCGAGCGCATCGGCCAGACGGTCTACCTGTCGGCCACGCCGGGCCAGTACGAGCTGGGGCAGACCGGCGGCGAGTTCGTCGAGCAGGTAATCCGGCCCACCGGGCTCGTCGACCCGGAGGTCGTCATCAAGCCCACCAAGGGCCAGATCGACGACCTGATCCACGAGATCCGTGAACGCACCGAGCGCGACGAGCGCGTGCTCGTCACCACCCTCACCAAGAAGATGGCGGAGGACCTCACCGACTACCTGCTGGAGGCCGGTATCCGGGTCCGATACCTGCACAGCGACATCGACACGCTGCGCCGGGTGGAGCTGCTGCGGCAGCTGCGCCTCGGCGAGTACGACGTGCTGGTGGGCATCAACCTGCTCCGCGAGGGCCTGGACCTGCCCGAGGTCTCGCTCGTGGCGATCCTCGACGCCGACAAGGAGGGCTTCCTCCGGTCGACCACCTCGCTGATCCAGACCATCGGCCGTGCGGCCCGCAACGTCTCCGGCCAGGTGCACATGTACGCCGACAAGGTGACCGAATCGATGCGTGTGGCGATCGAGGAGACGGAACGCCGCCGCGAGAAGCAGATCGCCTACAACAAGGAGATGGGGGTCGATCCGAAACCGCTGCGCAAGAAGATCGCCGACATCCTCGACCAGGTCTACACCGAGGCGGACGACACGGAGCAGGCCATCGGTGGATCGGGCCGCAACGCGACCCGCGGCCGCCGCGCGCAGGGGGAGCTCCGGTCGGTCTCGGCCGTGAGCGCCGGGATGTACGAGGGGGAGGACGTGAAATCGATGCCGCGGGCGGAGCTCGCGGATCTGATCTCCGAACTCACGGATCAGATGATGAACGCCGCACGGGAGCTGCAGTTCGAGCTCGCGGGCCGTATCCGGGACGAGATCGCCGACCTGAAGAAGGAACTCCGCGGAATGGACGCGGCCGGTTTGCAATGACCTGCGAATCCGCCGACATCGGCAGACCGGGTGTGTTCCCTGCCGCAAACTGCCTGTTCCCGGGGAGGATGGGGCTATTGTGTCGGAGAAGTAATGCTAGGGCCTTCCCGTGGCAGACCTCCGCTGGAGAAATGTAGAGAAAGAGGAGACTCGATGAGTGGCTACAGCACGATCGTCGTCGGCACCGACGGCTCGGAGTCGTCGCTGCGCGCCGTGGAGCGCGCCGCTGCACTGGCCGGCGACGCGAAGCTCGTGATCGCCTGCGCCTTCCTGCCGAGCGAGGGCGCCGATCCGGCCGCCGCCGACATCCTGGGCGCCGACGCCTACCAGCTGCAGGGCGCGAACCCCGTCAACGACATGCTGCGCACCGCCGAGGGGCGCGCCGTCAAGGCCGGCGCCTCCAACGTCGAGAAGCGGGCCATCAAGGGCCAGCCGGTCGACGCGCTCCTCGACCTGGTCAAGTCGCTCCCCGAGCCGGCCCTGCTGGTGGTGGGCAACAAGGGCATGAACTCGCTGACCGGTCGCCTGCTGGGCTCGGTGCCCTCGGACGCGGCCCGCAAGACCTCCGTGGACATCCTCATCGTCCACACCACGTAGTTCAGCTCCTCGGAGCAGCGGGGGCGTCAGGCCTCCAGAGCGCGCAACGCGCGCGGCAGCGACCCGGACGTGACCACGGTCAACGTCTGGGTCGCTCGCGTCAGGGCCACGTACAGGTCCCGCAGGCCCCGATCGAACTCGATCTCGGCCGGCTCTCCGACGATCAGCCCCGGTTCCACCACGATCACGTGGTCGAACTCGAGCCCCTTGGACTCGCGCACACTCATCACGCGCACACTCGGAGTCGTCAGCCGGCGCAGCGGGGCGACCAGGTCCGACGGTGCGAGGACCGCCGTCAGGCGATCGTCCTCGCCGGGTAGTTCGGCCCGCACCGCCTCCGCAAGGGGCCGGTCACCGTCGACCCGCACGAGGCGAGGCGGCTCGGCACCGGTCCGCACCGACGCCGGCGGCGACAGCGTCGGATCGATCTCGGCCAGCACGTCCGCCGCCAGGTCCATGATCTCCTTGGGCGTGCGGTAGTTCACCGTCAGCTCGGACACCTGGAACCGGCCCGGCACGTACGGGTCGAGCGCCTCGCCCCAGCTGGTCATCCCGGCGGCGTCGCCGGTCTGCGCCGTGTCACCGACCAGCGTCATCCAGCGGTTCGGGCTGCGCCGCATCAGCATTCGCCAGGCCATCGCCGAAAGCTCCTGCGCCTCATCGACGATGACGTGCCCAAACGTCCACGTGCGGTCGTCGCGGGCGCGGTCGGCCGTGGAGTTGAACTCCCGGACGGTCTGCCGCTGCGCGAGTTGCTCCGCGTCGATCAGGTCGTACGCCATGAGGATCTCCGCGTCGAACTCGTCGTCGAGATCCTGTGGCGCCGAACCGGTCAGGATGTCGAGGGCCTCCTGCGCCTCCTCCAGCCGCTGTCGCCATAGGCGCTCCGCCTCGTCCGCGTCCGCGTCGTCGTCGCCGAGGAACTCGGCGATCTCGTCGAGCAGCGGTGCATCGGCGGGGGAGAACGCCGGCTTGCCGTCGGCGCCCGTCGTGGCGGCACGGCGGAGCTCGGCGCGTTCGGCGTCGGTGAGGTCGGGAGCGGCCTCGGCGAGACGATCCTCGTCGCGCAGCAGCTCCGTCAGCACACGCTGCGGGGTCAGCGCCGGCCACAGCTGATCGAGGGCCCCGAGCACCTCCGGGTCCTGCGCGAGTTCGTCACGGATGTCGGAGATGTCGGTGCGGGAGAGCAGCATCGTGTTGTCCACCACCGACGAGCCGATCGTCGCCGCGTGCTGCGCGGCCAGCGCGTCGAGCGCCGACTGCCGGAAGATCGCCCGCGCCGTGTTGTGCGGTCGCCGCGACGAGCGGGCGCGGCCCCGCGCCCGCGTGGCGAGCTTCTTGTCCAGAGTGAGTGGATAGCCGTCGAACTTCAGCACGATCGGCTCGTCGGGCACGGTCTGCCAGCCCCGGACCGCCTGCTTCATCACCTCGACCATCGCGGTCGAGCCCTTGAGCCGGGCGGCCGCGGCCGTGTCCTTGAGCGTGGCGACGACGCCCGGGTACAGGTCACCGATGGTGCTGAGGAGGACACCGGTTTCACCGAGGCTCGGGAGCACCTGGCTGATGTAGTTGAGGAAGGTCTCGTTGGGGCCGACGATGAGTACACCGGTGCGGGAGAGGTTCTGCCGGTACGTGTAGAGCAGATAGGCCGCGCGGTGCAGCGCCACCGCCGTCTTGCCGGTGCCCGGCCCGCCCTGCACCACCAGAACACCGCGGTGCTCGGACCGGATGATCGCGTCCTGCTCGCGCTGGATCGTCTCCACGATGTCGGCCATGTGGCCGGTGCGCGCCCGGTTCAGCGCCTCCACCAGAGCGGACTCACCGGCGACGTTGGAGCCCAGGCCCTGGCCCGCCTCGGCACCGTCGCCCCCGCCGTCGGTGAGGGTGAGGCGCTCCGCGACCACGCCGGTGAGGTCCCGGCCCCGGGTGCGCACGTGCCTGCGCACCGCGACGCCCTCCGGCTGCGCGGGGGTCGCGAGGTAGAACGGACGGGCGAGCGGTGCGCGCCAGTCGAGCAGCAGGGTGCTCAGGTCCTCGTCGTCGTCGAGGACGCCGATCCGCCCGATGCGGCGGACCGCATCCGGGGACCCGCTCTCGGTGTCCGCCATGTCGAGGCGGCCGAAGTACAGGTTCTGCTCGGCGGCGTCGTACTTCGCGATGTCGTCGGTGTAGAGCTGGTGGTACGAGTCCCGCTCGGAGATCTCCTGCGGGTTCTCGCCGACCTCCTGCAGGTTGTCGGCCCGCCGACGGTTCGCGGTGCTCCGCATGGCGTCGATCCGGGCGTACACGCGATCGAGGTGGGCCTGCTCCTCGGCGAGCAGGGGATCGACGGCGTCGGTGGTCACGGGACTCCTCGTGGACGGCAGCGATGAATCAGACCGTCCATTGTCCACGATCCGCGGAATCCGCGCTGTGACCCCGGCGTCACCGTCGGGCGATCGACTTCACCATCAGGTAGCCGAGCACCAGGACGTAAGCCAGCAGGATGAGCCCGACGATCCGCCGCGTCACGGGGTCGCTGTCGAGGAAGACGATGGCCGCCATCGGTGCGCCGAGAAACGCGGGCACGAACAGGAGCACCGCGGCGCGCCGGGTGCGGCGGTTGTCCGGCGGGGGAGTCTCGACGGCGCCGGAACGGAGTCGTTCGCGGGCGCTGACCTCCTGGGTCTGCTCCTCGTCCCATTCGGCGGTCACGACGGTGCTCCTTCCGGGTAGTCGGGCAGCTCGATGCCGTTGATGGCGCGCTCGATCACCGTCATGTCCCACTCCTCGGGTGGCGTCGCCGGCGGTTCGCCCGGGGCGGGGACGGTACGACTCGCCGCGTTCCACTGCGCGACCTGCTGATTCGCGTCGACCATCGGCCGCAGCAGGCGTTCGTAGGCGGCGAACGCCGGCGCCGGCCGCCAGTCGGAGACGGCGAGCTCACCCGCCAGCACGTAGGCCCCCACGAGAGCGAGACTGGTGCCCTGGCCCGACATCGGCGACGAGCAGTACGCCGCGTCGCCGAGGAGGGCGACCCGCCCCGCCGACCATCGGTCCAGCACCACCTGCGCGACTGCGTCGAGGTAGAAGTCGTCGGCTTCCTCGGCGTGCTGCAGGATCTGCGGCGTCAACCAGCCCAGGCCGGTCATCTTCTCGCGGAGCAGAGCCTTCTGGGTGTCGAGGTCGCGCGGCGCGAGCTCCGCCTCGGTAGCGGCGAACGAGAACAGTGCCATGCCCAACGCGGCGTCGCGAATGGGGCGCAGGCCCGCCGACCGGCCGGGGACCACGCAGTCGAGGAGCCAGCGGTCGAGGCCGAACTCGTTCGGCACCGTGTAGAAGGCCATCGCCTGGCCGAGGTGGCGCAGGTACCGCTCGTGCGGCCCGAAGACGAGCGCCCGGAGCGAGGAGTGCAGGCCGTCGGCCCCGATGACCAGGTCGAACCGGCGCGCGGCGCCGCTCGCGAAGGTCACGTCGACCCCATCTGCGTCCTGCGTGAGCGCGGCGATCCGATCGCCGAAGACGTAGGCGGCCTCGTCGCGGGTGGCGCCGACGAGCACGTCCGAGAGGTCGCCGCGCAGGATCTCGATGTCGGCGATGAAGCCGTCGCCACCGTCGTCCTCCGCACTGAAGGTCTGCACGACCGTGCCGGCCTCGTCGACGAACCTCGCGCCCGCGGTCTCGGTGCGCGCCGAGCGGACCGCATCGTCGAGCCCCATGCGGCGGATCACCTCGCGCGCCACCCCGCGTGCATCCACCGCCTGCCCTCCGGGGCGTAGTGCGGGCGCACGCTCGACGACGGTGACCTCCGCGCCGTAGCGCGCGAGCCAGTGCGCGAGAGCGGGCCCGGCGATGCTCGCGCCGGCGATCAGGACGGTGGGGCCGGCCATGACTTCTCCTCGATCGTTCGCGCAAACAATGTGCTGATCATAGGCGTACGGATGCGCTGTGGGCGGCGGTGAAGCGGGCCTTCTTCTCCTTGTTCCCGCACGTGTTCATCTCGCACCAGCGACGACTGCGGCTCCGGCTCGTATCGAAGAACGCGGCTCGGCAGGTGGGCGAGGCGCACAGCGCCCACCGCCCGGCGCGTTCCCCGCTCAGGAGCGCGACGGCATCAGCGGCGATCACCCCGAGAGCATCACCGACCGGGGTGTCCTGCGAGAGGAGCCACCGGCGCTCGCGCTCCGGCGTCAGGGCGGCCGCGGCGCGGCCCCGGGCGCTGGACGCGTTGATGAGTCGCACCGCTCGACGCGGGAGGATCTCGTCGCTCGCGGCGGCTGTGGCAGAGCGGTGGATGGCCTCGCGCAGGGCCACCGCCCGTGCGAGGTCGTCGGTCGTGCACGCATGGACCGGGAGGCTGACGGCGACGAACCAATCGGTGAGGCGCTGCGGCGTCGGTATCCGCTCGACGGGGTCGCCGGCGCGTTCCGTGAGCGTTGCGGTGAAGCTCGTGGCGAGCACATTGCCGAGCCGGAAGTCGGGGAACGCTGCCATGGAACCAGCATAGGTGGTTGCAGGGTTCTGGATGGACTGATAGAACCGTCATAGCCGGTTCAGAGGGCAGCCGTGTCAGGACGACCGTCAGGAGGCGGGCATGGGTTCCGATGGCATCGAGACGTTCGACGTCCACATCCAGCACGGTGAGTTGGCGGCGCTCCGATCGCGCCTACGGGCCGCACGTCTCCCGGAGCGCGAGACGGTGTGCGCCAGTGCTGTGGGGCGGGCGCGATGGGCTCAGGGAGTCCCGCTCGCCGACCTCGTCGACGTCGTGGCCTACTGGCGTACTGACTACGACTGGCGCTCGTTCGAGAACCGCCTGCGCCGGATCGGCCAGTTCCGCACGGTGATCGACGGTCTCGGGATCCACTTCCTCCACCGGCGCTCGTCCCGTCCTGACGCGACGCCGCTCATCGTGACCCACGGCTGGCCGGGCAGCATCGCGGAGTTCATCGACGTCGTGGAGGATCTGGCGAATCCGGTCGACGACGGGATGCCGGCCTTCCATGTCGTGGTCCCGTCACTCCCCGGATTCGGGTTCAGCGACAGGCCGTCGAGCACGGGATGGGGCACCGAGCGGATCGCGGCGGCGTGGGTCGCATTGATGGAGCGGCTCGGCTACCCGAGGTTCCTGGCGCACGGTGGCGACTGGGGCGGCAACATCACCACGGTGCTCGCGGGCAGGTTCCCGGATAGGGTGCTCGGCATCCACACCACCTTCGCCGAGGGGCC from Tsukamurella paurometabola includes the following:
- a CDS encoding CGNR zinc finger domain-containing protein; protein product: MAAFPDFRLGNVLATSFTATLTERAGDPVERIPTPQRLTDWFVAVSLPVHACTTDDLARAVALREAIHRSATAAASDEILPRRAVRLINASSARGRAAAALTPERERRWLLSQDTPVGDALGVIAADAVALLSGERAGRWALCASPTCRAAFFDTSRSRSRRWCEMNTCGNKEKKARFTAAHSASVRL
- a CDS encoding FAD-dependent monooxygenase: MAGPTVLIAGASIAGPALAHWLARYGAEVTVVERAPALRPGGQAVDARGVAREVIRRMGLDDAVRSARTETAGARFVDEAGTVVQTFSAEDDGGDGFIADIEILRGDLSDVLVGATRDEAAYVFGDRIAALTQDADGVDVTFASGAARRFDLVIGADGLHSSLRALVFGPHERYLRHLGQAMAFYTVPNEFGLDRWLLDCVVPGRSAGLRPIRDAALGMALFSFAATEAELAPRDLDTQKALLREKMTGLGWLTPQILQHAEEADDFYLDAVAQVVLDRWSAGRVALLGDAAYCSSPMSGQGTSLALVGAYVLAGELAVSDWRPAPAFAAYERLLRPMVDANQQVAQWNAASRTVPAPGEPPATPPEEWDMTVIERAINGIELPDYPEGAPS
- the uvrB gene encoding excinuclease ABC subunit UvrB translates to MAFAAEQPVVAHSEHRPIGEIERAPAEFTVVSEYEPAGDQPTAIAELERRLKAGERDVVLLGATGTGKSATTAWLIEKVQRPTLIMAPNKTLAAQLANELRAMLPHNAVEYFVSYYDYYQPEAYIAQTDTYIEKDSSINDDVERLRHSATSSLLSRRDVVVVASVSCIYGLGTPQSYLDRSVQLEVGMEVDRDALLRLLVDVQYTRNDTAFTRGTFRVRGDTVEIIPSYEELAIRIEFFGDEIEALYYLHPLTGDTVRQVDDLRIFPATHYVAGPERMARAIEGIEQELEERLAEFERQGKLLEAQRLRMRTQYDIEMMRQVGFCSGIENYSRHIDGREAGSAPATLIDYFPEDFLLVIDESHVTVPQIGAMFEGDTSRKRNLVDFGFRLPSAVDNRPLTWEEFTERIGQTVYLSATPGQYELGQTGGEFVEQVIRPTGLVDPEVVIKPTKGQIDDLIHEIRERTERDERVLVTTLTKKMAEDLTDYLLEAGIRVRYLHSDIDTLRRVELLRQLRLGEYDVLVGINLLREGLDLPEVSLVAILDADKEGFLRSTTSLIQTIGRAARNVSGQVHMYADKVTESMRVAIEETERRREKQIAYNKEMGVDPKPLRKKIADILDQVYTEADDTEQAIGGSGRNATRGRRAQGELRSVSAVSAGMYEGEDVKSMPRAELADLISELTDQMMNAARELQFELAGRIRDEIADLKKELRGMDAAGLQ
- a CDS encoding HelD family protein encodes the protein MRSTANRRRADNLQEVGENPQEISERDSYHQLYTDDIAKYDAAEQNLYFGRLDMADTESGSPDAVRRIGRIGVLDDDEDLSTLLLDWRAPLARPFYLATPAQPEGVAVRRHVRTRGRDLTGVVAERLTLTDGGGDGAEAGQGLGSNVAGESALVEALNRARTGHMADIVETIQREQDAIIRSEHRGVLVVQGGPGTGKTAVALHRAAYLLYTYRQNLSRTGVLIVGPNETFLNYISQVLPSLGETGVLLSTIGDLYPGVVATLKDTAAAARLKGSTAMVEVMKQAVRGWQTVPDEPIVLKFDGYPLTLDKKLATRARGRARSSRRPHNTARAIFRQSALDALAAQHAATIGSSVVDNTMLLSRTDISDIRDELAQDPEVLGALDQLWPALTPQRVLTELLRDEDRLAEAAPDLTDAERAELRRAATTGADGKPAFSPADAPLLDEIAEFLGDDDADADEAERLWRQRLEEAQEALDILTGSAPQDLDDEFDAEILMAYDLIDAEQLAQRQTVREFNSTADRARDDRTWTFGHVIVDEAQELSAMAWRMLMRRSPNRWMTLVGDTAQTGDAAGMTSWGEALDPYVPGRFQVSELTVNYRTPKEIMDLAADVLAEIDPTLSPPASVRTGAEPPRLVRVDGDRPLAEAVRAELPGEDDRLTAVLAPSDLVAPLRRLTTPSVRVMSVRESKGLEFDHVIVVEPGLIVGEPAEIEFDRGLRDLYVALTRATQTLTVVTSGSLPRALRALEA
- a CDS encoding universal stress protein codes for the protein MSGYSTIVVGTDGSESSLRAVERAAALAGDAKLVIACAFLPSEGADPAAADILGADAYQLQGANPVNDMLRTAEGRAVKAGASNVEKRAIKGQPVDALLDLVKSLPEPALLVVGNKGMNSLTGRLLGSVPSDAARKTSVDILIVHTT
- a CDS encoding epoxide hydrolase family protein — its product is MGSDGIETFDVHIQHGELAALRSRLRAARLPERETVCASAVGRARWAQGVPLADLVDVVAYWRTDYDWRSFENRLRRIGQFRTVIDGLGIHFLHRRSSRPDATPLIVTHGWPGSIAEFIDVVEDLANPVDDGMPAFHVVVPSLPGFGFSDRPSSTGWGTERIAAAWVALMERLGYPRFLAHGGDWGGNITTVLAGRFPDRVLGIHTTFAEGPPGMSTDGLTTEERRWAAETADFWANRAGYAKQQAARPQTIGYALVDSPVGLLAWILDKFAEWSDTVDGPFETISRDRILDDVTLYWLTRTGASAARIYAESHASLDPDLRVDVPAAITIYPRDIEKCPRPWAEQRYRRIVRWRSPERGGHFPSLEVPDLYIQDLREGLAAVLGGAW